One part of the Kiritimatiellia bacterium genome encodes these proteins:
- the thiD gene encoding bifunctional hydroxymethylpyrimidine kinase/phosphomethylpyrimidine kinase, giving the protein MNDESQDPDVPVALTIAGSDSGGGAGIQADLLTFAAFDVFGTSALTCVTAQNPREVTGIQALPPEFVAQQIKTVCDAFPVAAAKTGMLFSSPIIRAVAAADVQQGIPILVVDPVMVAASGARLLEPEAIEALCGELLSQARVITPNLDEAAILCGHPIESVEQMREAAREIGDRYDVACAIKGGHLAGPDITDVLYDEGQELILTGPRLAEAETHGAGCAFSAAVTAGLAKGWLLEDAVTQAREFVRRAMESARSAGTHRPLYFLANIEPEASD; this is encoded by the coding sequence GTGAACGATGAATCCCAGGATCCGGATGTGCCGGTGGCCCTGACCATCGCCGGTTCGGACAGCGGCGGCGGCGCGGGCATCCAGGCGGACCTGCTGACCTTCGCGGCCTTCGACGTGTTCGGCACCTCGGCCCTGACCTGCGTGACGGCCCAGAACCCGCGCGAGGTGACCGGCATCCAGGCGCTGCCTCCCGAGTTTGTCGCCCAGCAGATTAAGACGGTCTGTGATGCCTTCCCGGTGGCGGCGGCCAAGACGGGGATGCTGTTCTCGTCTCCCATCATCCGGGCCGTGGCCGCCGCGGACGTGCAACAGGGCATTCCCATCCTGGTCGTGGATCCGGTCATGGTCGCCGCCTCGGGCGCGCGGCTGCTGGAGCCGGAGGCCATCGAAGCGTTGTGCGGGGAACTGCTATCGCAAGCGCGCGTGATCACGCCGAACCTTGACGAGGCGGCCATCCTGTGCGGCCATCCCATCGAAAGCGTGGAGCAGATGCGCGAAGCCGCGCGGGAGATCGGGGACCGCTATGACGTGGCGTGCGCGATCAAGGGCGGCCACCTCGCGGGCCCGGACATCACCGACGTGCTTTACGACGAGGGACAGGAACTGATCCTGACGGGCCCGCGTCTCGCCGAGGCGGAGACGCACGGGGCGGGCTGCGCGTTCTCGGCCGCGGTCACGGCCGGCCTGGCCAAGGGCTGGCTGCTGGAGGACGCGGTGACGCAGGCGCGCGAATTCGTCCGCCGGGCCATGGAGTCGGCCCGGTCGGCGGGCACGCACCGACCGCTTTATTTCCTCGCAAACATCGAGCCCGAAGCAAGCGATTGA